A portion of the Vespa velutina chromosome 5, iVesVel2.1, whole genome shotgun sequence genome contains these proteins:
- the LOC124949531 gene encoding protein prickle-like isoform X4, protein MMHHRFSHSQYFYGELLGWQMSNVQRTRIKYANIRKVCRSCRCPREEHQRGSTETGGPSGLGLGPGPPMAMAMAFQSGAGAGSHQEPFKSPVQAAPAGLALQEALMHHQRHSQSDDDSGCALEEYTWVPPGLRPDQVHLYFSSLPEEKIPYTGSAGERERVKQLLQQLPPHDNEARYCSGLSEEEKRELRVFAAQRKREALGRGHASQLERPHTSGCRECSRPIATGEMAVAASRAGPSALWHPACFVCCVCRQLLVDLIYFWRDGRLYCGRHHAETLKPRCCACDEIILADECTEAEGRAWHMRHFACLECDRQLGGQRYVMREGRPYCLRCFDASFAEYCDSCGEPIGVDQGQMSHEGQHWHATEACFCCATCRTSLLGRPFLPRRGAIYCSIACSKGEPPTTPSDSSAGPPPPPSFLRGRRQTVPTSEGSSSPPPPPPPPPPPGSRHVSGSLRNSPRLTRKHQQVSSSIATTPTQSTLSPEFPTEGFSTSGSRGGGLDRVLLERNLERLLQERGSHPEENRSDLGRLMQARDREPLRCVQNCTPSHASSMPELPAPTLRASPSTSVPPSGGIAAGASTITLAQESPMSPTNLATSQTDPPTPTSRRVRFQGDLDVNDHGATPSSSNVPISPANDTNSSSSPSPPPNNPLSRTNVPRSRSLQPEEVASTSTWGVASSSRSRLDEAEDAESCCSTCSSSSSSDEAAAYALPPRRAYGGVRISYVPNDAVACARKRTQPSSSSSNQAQKDTEKCVVS, encoded by the exons AAAGGTGTGCAGAAGCTGCAGGTGTCCAAGGGAAGAACATCAAAGAGGATCGACGGAAACGGGCGGCCCATCTGGATTGGGCCTTGGCCCGGGTCCGCCGATGGCGATGGCAATGGCGTTTCAAAGCGGTGCCGGGGCAGGCTCCCATCAGGAACCGTTCAAGAGCCCGGTGCAAGCGGCACCGGCTGGTCTTGCTCTCCAGGAAGCTCTGATGCATCATCAGAGGCACTCGCAAAGCGACGACGATAGCGGATGCGCACTCGAAGAGTACACGTGGGTACCGCCTGGCCTGAGGCCTGACCAG GTGCACCTGTACTTCAGTAGTCTACCAGAAGAGAAAATACCGTACACGGGTAGTGCCGGTGAACGCGAGAGGGTTAAGCAACTGCTTCAGCAGCTACCACCGCACGATAACGAAGCCAGATATTGTAGCGGTCTTTCGGAGGAAGAGAAACGTGAGTTGAGAGTTTTCGCGGCACAACGGAAACGGGAAGCTCTTGGTAGAGGACATGCGAGTCAATTGGAGAGGCCACACACCAGCGGATGCCGAGAATGCTCGAGGCCGATCGCAACCGGTGAGATGGCAGTTGCAGCGAGTCGTGCAGGTCCTTCTGCCCTTTGGCATCCTGCATGCTTCGTTTGTTGCGTCTGTCGTCAACTCCTCGTTGATCTCATTTATTTCTGGCGAGATGGGAGACTCTATTGTGGCCGTCATCACGCTGAAACATTAAAGCCACGATGTTGTGCCTGCGACGAAATCATTCTAGCTGACGAATGTACCGAAGCCGAAGGGAGAGCCTGGCATATGAGACATTTTGCATGTCTCGAGTGCGATAGACAG CTAGGTGGTCAAAGGTACGTTATGAGAGAAGGACGACCATATTGTCTACGTTGTTTCGATGCCTCCTTTGCCGAATATTGCGACAGTTGCGGCGAACCGATAGGCGTTGATCAAGGTCAAATGTCGCACGAAGGTCAACATTGGCACGCGACCGAAGCATGTTTTTGTTGTGCCACTTGTCGTACCTCACTTTTAGGCCGTCCTTTTCTTCCTAGACGCGGTGCTATTTATTGCAGTATAGCCTGTAGTAAAGGAGAACCACCAACGACTCCGAGTGATTCTTCGGCCGGTCCTCCACCTCCGCCATCTTTTCTTAG aGGTAGAAGACAAACAGTACCAACGAGCGAAGGTTCCTCGAgtccaccaccacctccacctcctccaccaccgCCAGGATCCAGACACGTTTCAGGATCCCTAAGAAACTCGCCAAGATTGACAAGGAAACATCAGCAGGTCTCATCCTCGATTGCGACAACCCCAACACAAAGTACCTTGAGTCCAGAATTCCCAACGGAGGGATTTTCCACTAGTGGATCTAGGGGTGGAGGTCTCGATAGGGTACTTCTCGAAAGGAATCTCGAGAGATTGTTGCAAGAACGTGGCTCTCACCCTGAAGAAAATCGTAGTGATTTGGGAAG ACTAATGCAAGCGAGGGACCGGGAGCCACTTCGATGCGTTCAAAACTGCACACCTTCCCACGCTTCAAGCATGCCTGAACTCCCAGCGCCTACATTGAGAGCTTCACCTTCAACGTCGGTACCACCTTCTGGTGGTATTGCAGCTGGTGCATCGACGATTACGTTAGCACAAGAATCGCCAATGTCGCCAACGAATCTCGCTACAAGTCAAACGGATCCACCGACGCCTACGTCGCGACGTGTGCGATTCCAAGGTGACTTGGACGTAAACGATCATGGGGCAACACCATCGTCTAGTAATGTCCCTATTTCACCAGCTAACGATACCAATTCATCATCCTCGCCATCTCCACCACCAAATAATCCTTTGTCCAGGACGAACGTTCCACGATCGAGAAGTTTGCAACCCGAGGAGGTCGCAAGTACGTCGACTTGGG GTGTGGCCAGTTCGTCAAGGTCAAGACTGGACGAGGCAGAGGATGCTGAAAGTTGCTGTTCGACTTGTAGTTCTTCTAGTAGTTCTGACGAGGCCGCAGCATACGCTTTACCACCTAGAAGAGCTTACGGTGGTGTACGTATTTCTTACGTACCGAATGATGCGGTTGCGTGCGCGCGGAAACGGACTCAACCGTCTTCTTCCTCGTCAAATCAAGCTCAAAAGGACACCGAAAAATGCGTCGTGTCTTGA
- the LOC124949531 gene encoding protein prickle-like isoform X2 yields MKKEKLSNALIALVRPEASTSTSSSLARRRTATVLGSRRWWQGGCWATRSHQEAYLRRLYARKNEQHTAKGNAEDRNVEVEGRRSELGNSWSQSQIVYDLPANGEHYLDDFLRNRKGDTNEVDVDVVDVEEEDVVGVMVGCPALTASRASPTEKCVEYLNGAHDATTTVNFENDRREPNRINECGSLHSCYDVTEKVCRSCRCPREEHQRGSTETGGPSGLGLGPGPPMAMAMAFQSGAGAGSHQEPFKSPVQAAPAGLALQEALMHHQRHSQSDDDSGCALEEYTWVPPGLRPDQVHLYFSSLPEEKIPYTGSAGERERVKQLLQQLPPHDNEARYCSGLSEEEKRELRVFAAQRKREALGRGHASQLERPHTSGCRECSRPIATGEMAVAASRAGPSALWHPACFVCCVCRQLLVDLIYFWRDGRLYCGRHHAETLKPRCCACDEIILADECTEAEGRAWHMRHFACLECDRQLGGQRYVMREGRPYCLRCFDASFAEYCDSCGEPIGVDQGQMSHEGQHWHATEACFCCATCRTSLLGRPFLPRRGAIYCSIACSKGEPPTTPSDSSAGPPPPPSFLRGRRQTVPTSEGSSSPPPPPPPPPPPGSRHVSGSLRNSPRLTRKHQQVSSSIATTPTQSTLSPEFPTEGFSTSGSRGGGLDRVLLERNLERLLQERGSHPEENRSDLGRLMQARDREPLRCVQNCTPSHASSMPELPAPTLRASPSTSVPPSGGIAAGASTITLAQESPMSPTNLATSQTDPPTPTSRRVRFQGVASSSRSRLDEAEDAESCCSTCSSSSSSDEAAAYALPPRRAYGGVRISYVPNDAVACARKRTQPSSSSSNQAQKDTEKCVVS; encoded by the exons atgaagaaggagaagctGTCGAACGCGTTGATCGCGTTGGTGCGACCAGAGGCAAGTACCTCGACTTCGAGTAGCTTAGCCAGAAGGCGAACAGCTACTGTCCTTGGTTCCAGGAGATGGTGGCAGGGTGGTTGTTGGGCAACCAGAAGCCACCAGGAGGCCTACCTTCGACGACTTTACGCTAGAAAGAACGAACAACATACCGCGAAAGGCAATGCCGAGGATAGGAACGTCGAGGTCGAAGGTCGAAGGTCAGAACTTGGAAATAGTTGGTCGCAGTCCCAGATCGTTTACGATTTACCAGCGAACGGTGAACATTACCTCGACGATTTCTTGAGAAATCGTAAGGGCGATACTAACGAGGTCGACGTCGATGTCGTCGacgtagaagaagaggatgtcGTTGGTGTTATGGTCGGTTGTCCGGCCCTGACGGCCTCGCGTGCCAGTCCCACGGAGAAGTGCGTGGAATACTTGAACGGTGCTCATGACGCGACGACCACGGTGAACTTTGAAAACGATCGTCGCGAGCCCAATCGTATCAACGAGTGTGGATCCTTGCATTCTTGTTACGATGTCACGGA AAAGGTGTGCAGAAGCTGCAGGTGTCCAAGGGAAGAACATCAAAGAGGATCGACGGAAACGGGCGGCCCATCTGGATTGGGCCTTGGCCCGGGTCCGCCGATGGCGATGGCAATGGCGTTTCAAAGCGGTGCCGGGGCAGGCTCCCATCAGGAACCGTTCAAGAGCCCGGTGCAAGCGGCACCGGCTGGTCTTGCTCTCCAGGAAGCTCTGATGCATCATCAGAGGCACTCGCAAAGCGACGACGATAGCGGATGCGCACTCGAAGAGTACACGTGGGTACCGCCTGGCCTGAGGCCTGACCAG GTGCACCTGTACTTCAGTAGTCTACCAGAAGAGAAAATACCGTACACGGGTAGTGCCGGTGAACGCGAGAGGGTTAAGCAACTGCTTCAGCAGCTACCACCGCACGATAACGAAGCCAGATATTGTAGCGGTCTTTCGGAGGAAGAGAAACGTGAGTTGAGAGTTTTCGCGGCACAACGGAAACGGGAAGCTCTTGGTAGAGGACATGCGAGTCAATTGGAGAGGCCACACACCAGCGGATGCCGAGAATGCTCGAGGCCGATCGCAACCGGTGAGATGGCAGTTGCAGCGAGTCGTGCAGGTCCTTCTGCCCTTTGGCATCCTGCATGCTTCGTTTGTTGCGTCTGTCGTCAACTCCTCGTTGATCTCATTTATTTCTGGCGAGATGGGAGACTCTATTGTGGCCGTCATCACGCTGAAACATTAAAGCCACGATGTTGTGCCTGCGACGAAATCATTCTAGCTGACGAATGTACCGAAGCCGAAGGGAGAGCCTGGCATATGAGACATTTTGCATGTCTCGAGTGCGATAGACAG CTAGGTGGTCAAAGGTACGTTATGAGAGAAGGACGACCATATTGTCTACGTTGTTTCGATGCCTCCTTTGCCGAATATTGCGACAGTTGCGGCGAACCGATAGGCGTTGATCAAGGTCAAATGTCGCACGAAGGTCAACATTGGCACGCGACCGAAGCATGTTTTTGTTGTGCCACTTGTCGTACCTCACTTTTAGGCCGTCCTTTTCTTCCTAGACGCGGTGCTATTTATTGCAGTATAGCCTGTAGTAAAGGAGAACCACCAACGACTCCGAGTGATTCTTCGGCCGGTCCTCCACCTCCGCCATCTTTTCTTAG aGGTAGAAGACAAACAGTACCAACGAGCGAAGGTTCCTCGAgtccaccaccacctccacctcctccaccaccgCCAGGATCCAGACACGTTTCAGGATCCCTAAGAAACTCGCCAAGATTGACAAGGAAACATCAGCAGGTCTCATCCTCGATTGCGACAACCCCAACACAAAGTACCTTGAGTCCAGAATTCCCAACGGAGGGATTTTCCACTAGTGGATCTAGGGGTGGAGGTCTCGATAGGGTACTTCTCGAAAGGAATCTCGAGAGATTGTTGCAAGAACGTGGCTCTCACCCTGAAGAAAATCGTAGTGATTTGGGAAG ACTAATGCAAGCGAGGGACCGGGAGCCACTTCGATGCGTTCAAAACTGCACACCTTCCCACGCTTCAAGCATGCCTGAACTCCCAGCGCCTACATTGAGAGCTTCACCTTCAACGTCGGTACCACCTTCTGGTGGTATTGCAGCTGGTGCATCGACGATTACGTTAGCACAAGAATCGCCAATGTCGCCAACGAATCTCGCTACAAGTCAAACGGATCCACCGACGCCTACGTCGCGACGTGTGCGATTCCAAG GTGTGGCCAGTTCGTCAAGGTCAAGACTGGACGAGGCAGAGGATGCTGAAAGTTGCTGTTCGACTTGTAGTTCTTCTAGTAGTTCTGACGAGGCCGCAGCATACGCTTTACCACCTAGAAGAGCTTACGGTGGTGTACGTATTTCTTACGTACCGAATGATGCGGTTGCGTGCGCGCGGAAACGGACTCAACCGTCTTCTTCCTCGTCAAATCAAGCTCAAAAGGACACCGAAAAATGCGTCGTGTCTTGA
- the LOC124949531 gene encoding protein espinas-like isoform X1 produces the protein MKKEKLSNALIALVRPEASTSTSSSLARRRTATVLGSRRWWQGGCWATRSHQEAYLRRLYARKNEQHTAKGNAEDRNVEVEGRRSELGNSWSQSQIVYDLPANGEHYLDDFLRNRKGDTNEVDVDVVDVEEEDVVGVMVGCPALTASRASPTEKCVEYLNGAHDATTTVNFENDRREPNRINECGSLHSCYDVTEKVCRSCRCPREEHQRGSTETGGPSGLGLGPGPPMAMAMAFQSGAGAGSHQEPFKSPVQAAPAGLALQEALMHHQRHSQSDDDSGCALEEYTWVPPGLRPDQVHLYFSSLPEEKIPYTGSAGERERVKQLLQQLPPHDNEARYCSGLSEEEKRELRVFAAQRKREALGRGHASQLERPHTSGCRECSRPIATGEMAVAASRAGPSALWHPACFVCCVCRQLLVDLIYFWRDGRLYCGRHHAETLKPRCCACDEIILADECTEAEGRAWHMRHFACLECDRQLGGQRYVMREGRPYCLRCFDASFAEYCDSCGEPIGVDQGQMSHEGQHWHATEACFCCATCRTSLLGRPFLPRRGAIYCSIACSKGEPPTTPSDSSAGPPPPPSFLRGRRQTVPTSEGSSSPPPPPPPPPPPGSRHVSGSLRNSPRLTRKHQQVSSSIATTPTQSTLSPEFPTEGFSTSGSRGGGLDRVLLERNLERLLQERGSHPEENRSDLGRLMQARDREPLRCVQNCTPSHASSMPELPAPTLRASPSTSVPPSGGIAAGASTITLAQESPMSPTNLATSQTDPPTPTSRRVRFQGDLDVNDHGATPSSSNVPISPANDTNSSSSPSPPPNNPLSRTNVPRSRSLQPEEVASTSTWGVASSSRSRLDEAEDAESCCSTCSSSSSSDEAAAYALPPRRAYGGVRISYVPNDAVACARKRTQPSSSSSNQAQKDTEKCVVS, from the exons atgaagaaggagaagctGTCGAACGCGTTGATCGCGTTGGTGCGACCAGAGGCAAGTACCTCGACTTCGAGTAGCTTAGCCAGAAGGCGAACAGCTACTGTCCTTGGTTCCAGGAGATGGTGGCAGGGTGGTTGTTGGGCAACCAGAAGCCACCAGGAGGCCTACCTTCGACGACTTTACGCTAGAAAGAACGAACAACATACCGCGAAAGGCAATGCCGAGGATAGGAACGTCGAGGTCGAAGGTCGAAGGTCAGAACTTGGAAATAGTTGGTCGCAGTCCCAGATCGTTTACGATTTACCAGCGAACGGTGAACATTACCTCGACGATTTCTTGAGAAATCGTAAGGGCGATACTAACGAGGTCGACGTCGATGTCGTCGacgtagaagaagaggatgtcGTTGGTGTTATGGTCGGTTGTCCGGCCCTGACGGCCTCGCGTGCCAGTCCCACGGAGAAGTGCGTGGAATACTTGAACGGTGCTCATGACGCGACGACCACGGTGAACTTTGAAAACGATCGTCGCGAGCCCAATCGTATCAACGAGTGTGGATCCTTGCATTCTTGTTACGATGTCACGGA AAAGGTGTGCAGAAGCTGCAGGTGTCCAAGGGAAGAACATCAAAGAGGATCGACGGAAACGGGCGGCCCATCTGGATTGGGCCTTGGCCCGGGTCCGCCGATGGCGATGGCAATGGCGTTTCAAAGCGGTGCCGGGGCAGGCTCCCATCAGGAACCGTTCAAGAGCCCGGTGCAAGCGGCACCGGCTGGTCTTGCTCTCCAGGAAGCTCTGATGCATCATCAGAGGCACTCGCAAAGCGACGACGATAGCGGATGCGCACTCGAAGAGTACACGTGGGTACCGCCTGGCCTGAGGCCTGACCAG GTGCACCTGTACTTCAGTAGTCTACCAGAAGAGAAAATACCGTACACGGGTAGTGCCGGTGAACGCGAGAGGGTTAAGCAACTGCTTCAGCAGCTACCACCGCACGATAACGAAGCCAGATATTGTAGCGGTCTTTCGGAGGAAGAGAAACGTGAGTTGAGAGTTTTCGCGGCACAACGGAAACGGGAAGCTCTTGGTAGAGGACATGCGAGTCAATTGGAGAGGCCACACACCAGCGGATGCCGAGAATGCTCGAGGCCGATCGCAACCGGTGAGATGGCAGTTGCAGCGAGTCGTGCAGGTCCTTCTGCCCTTTGGCATCCTGCATGCTTCGTTTGTTGCGTCTGTCGTCAACTCCTCGTTGATCTCATTTATTTCTGGCGAGATGGGAGACTCTATTGTGGCCGTCATCACGCTGAAACATTAAAGCCACGATGTTGTGCCTGCGACGAAATCATTCTAGCTGACGAATGTACCGAAGCCGAAGGGAGAGCCTGGCATATGAGACATTTTGCATGTCTCGAGTGCGATAGACAG CTAGGTGGTCAAAGGTACGTTATGAGAGAAGGACGACCATATTGTCTACGTTGTTTCGATGCCTCCTTTGCCGAATATTGCGACAGTTGCGGCGAACCGATAGGCGTTGATCAAGGTCAAATGTCGCACGAAGGTCAACATTGGCACGCGACCGAAGCATGTTTTTGTTGTGCCACTTGTCGTACCTCACTTTTAGGCCGTCCTTTTCTTCCTAGACGCGGTGCTATTTATTGCAGTATAGCCTGTAGTAAAGGAGAACCACCAACGACTCCGAGTGATTCTTCGGCCGGTCCTCCACCTCCGCCATCTTTTCTTAG aGGTAGAAGACAAACAGTACCAACGAGCGAAGGTTCCTCGAgtccaccaccacctccacctcctccaccaccgCCAGGATCCAGACACGTTTCAGGATCCCTAAGAAACTCGCCAAGATTGACAAGGAAACATCAGCAGGTCTCATCCTCGATTGCGACAACCCCAACACAAAGTACCTTGAGTCCAGAATTCCCAACGGAGGGATTTTCCACTAGTGGATCTAGGGGTGGAGGTCTCGATAGGGTACTTCTCGAAAGGAATCTCGAGAGATTGTTGCAAGAACGTGGCTCTCACCCTGAAGAAAATCGTAGTGATTTGGGAAG ACTAATGCAAGCGAGGGACCGGGAGCCACTTCGATGCGTTCAAAACTGCACACCTTCCCACGCTTCAAGCATGCCTGAACTCCCAGCGCCTACATTGAGAGCTTCACCTTCAACGTCGGTACCACCTTCTGGTGGTATTGCAGCTGGTGCATCGACGATTACGTTAGCACAAGAATCGCCAATGTCGCCAACGAATCTCGCTACAAGTCAAACGGATCCACCGACGCCTACGTCGCGACGTGTGCGATTCCAAGGTGACTTGGACGTAAACGATCATGGGGCAACACCATCGTCTAGTAATGTCCCTATTTCACCAGCTAACGATACCAATTCATCATCCTCGCCATCTCCACCACCAAATAATCCTTTGTCCAGGACGAACGTTCCACGATCGAGAAGTTTGCAACCCGAGGAGGTCGCAAGTACGTCGACTTGGG GTGTGGCCAGTTCGTCAAGGTCAAGACTGGACGAGGCAGAGGATGCTGAAAGTTGCTGTTCGACTTGTAGTTCTTCTAGTAGTTCTGACGAGGCCGCAGCATACGCTTTACCACCTAGAAGAGCTTACGGTGGTGTACGTATTTCTTACGTACCGAATGATGCGGTTGCGTGCGCGCGGAAACGGACTCAACCGTCTTCTTCCTCGTCAAATCAAGCTCAAAAGGACACCGAAAAATGCGTCGTGTCTTGA
- the LOC124949531 gene encoding prickle planar cell polarity protein 3-like isoform X3, which yields MLSQGQDSPSSGYSSNNAVYQGAPCGQCRELCPAGYVPHFWRKVCRSCRCPREEHQRGSTETGGPSGLGLGPGPPMAMAMAFQSGAGAGSHQEPFKSPVQAAPAGLALQEALMHHQRHSQSDDDSGCALEEYTWVPPGLRPDQVHLYFSSLPEEKIPYTGSAGERERVKQLLQQLPPHDNEARYCSGLSEEEKRELRVFAAQRKREALGRGHASQLERPHTSGCRECSRPIATGEMAVAASRAGPSALWHPACFVCCVCRQLLVDLIYFWRDGRLYCGRHHAETLKPRCCACDEIILADECTEAEGRAWHMRHFACLECDRQLGGQRYVMREGRPYCLRCFDASFAEYCDSCGEPIGVDQGQMSHEGQHWHATEACFCCATCRTSLLGRPFLPRRGAIYCSIACSKGEPPTTPSDSSAGPPPPPSFLRGRRQTVPTSEGSSSPPPPPPPPPPPGSRHVSGSLRNSPRLTRKHQQVSSSIATTPTQSTLSPEFPTEGFSTSGSRGGGLDRVLLERNLERLLQERGSHPEENRSDLGRLMQARDREPLRCVQNCTPSHASSMPELPAPTLRASPSTSVPPSGGIAAGASTITLAQESPMSPTNLATSQTDPPTPTSRRVRFQGDLDVNDHGATPSSSNVPISPANDTNSSSSPSPPPNNPLSRTNVPRSRSLQPEEVASTSTWGVASSSRSRLDEAEDAESCCSTCSSSSSSDEAAAYALPPRRAYGGVRISYVPNDAVACARKRTQPSSSSSNQAQKDTEKCVVS from the exons AAAGGTGTGCAGAAGCTGCAGGTGTCCAAGGGAAGAACATCAAAGAGGATCGACGGAAACGGGCGGCCCATCTGGATTGGGCCTTGGCCCGGGTCCGCCGATGGCGATGGCAATGGCGTTTCAAAGCGGTGCCGGGGCAGGCTCCCATCAGGAACCGTTCAAGAGCCCGGTGCAAGCGGCACCGGCTGGTCTTGCTCTCCAGGAAGCTCTGATGCATCATCAGAGGCACTCGCAAAGCGACGACGATAGCGGATGCGCACTCGAAGAGTACACGTGGGTACCGCCTGGCCTGAGGCCTGACCAG GTGCACCTGTACTTCAGTAGTCTACCAGAAGAGAAAATACCGTACACGGGTAGTGCCGGTGAACGCGAGAGGGTTAAGCAACTGCTTCAGCAGCTACCACCGCACGATAACGAAGCCAGATATTGTAGCGGTCTTTCGGAGGAAGAGAAACGTGAGTTGAGAGTTTTCGCGGCACAACGGAAACGGGAAGCTCTTGGTAGAGGACATGCGAGTCAATTGGAGAGGCCACACACCAGCGGATGCCGAGAATGCTCGAGGCCGATCGCAACCGGTGAGATGGCAGTTGCAGCGAGTCGTGCAGGTCCTTCTGCCCTTTGGCATCCTGCATGCTTCGTTTGTTGCGTCTGTCGTCAACTCCTCGTTGATCTCATTTATTTCTGGCGAGATGGGAGACTCTATTGTGGCCGTCATCACGCTGAAACATTAAAGCCACGATGTTGTGCCTGCGACGAAATCATTCTAGCTGACGAATGTACCGAAGCCGAAGGGAGAGCCTGGCATATGAGACATTTTGCATGTCTCGAGTGCGATAGACAG CTAGGTGGTCAAAGGTACGTTATGAGAGAAGGACGACCATATTGTCTACGTTGTTTCGATGCCTCCTTTGCCGAATATTGCGACAGTTGCGGCGAACCGATAGGCGTTGATCAAGGTCAAATGTCGCACGAAGGTCAACATTGGCACGCGACCGAAGCATGTTTTTGTTGTGCCACTTGTCGTACCTCACTTTTAGGCCGTCCTTTTCTTCCTAGACGCGGTGCTATTTATTGCAGTATAGCCTGTAGTAAAGGAGAACCACCAACGACTCCGAGTGATTCTTCGGCCGGTCCTCCACCTCCGCCATCTTTTCTTAG aGGTAGAAGACAAACAGTACCAACGAGCGAAGGTTCCTCGAgtccaccaccacctccacctcctccaccaccgCCAGGATCCAGACACGTTTCAGGATCCCTAAGAAACTCGCCAAGATTGACAAGGAAACATCAGCAGGTCTCATCCTCGATTGCGACAACCCCAACACAAAGTACCTTGAGTCCAGAATTCCCAACGGAGGGATTTTCCACTAGTGGATCTAGGGGTGGAGGTCTCGATAGGGTACTTCTCGAAAGGAATCTCGAGAGATTGTTGCAAGAACGTGGCTCTCACCCTGAAGAAAATCGTAGTGATTTGGGAAG ACTAATGCAAGCGAGGGACCGGGAGCCACTTCGATGCGTTCAAAACTGCACACCTTCCCACGCTTCAAGCATGCCTGAACTCCCAGCGCCTACATTGAGAGCTTCACCTTCAACGTCGGTACCACCTTCTGGTGGTATTGCAGCTGGTGCATCGACGATTACGTTAGCACAAGAATCGCCAATGTCGCCAACGAATCTCGCTACAAGTCAAACGGATCCACCGACGCCTACGTCGCGACGTGTGCGATTCCAAGGTGACTTGGACGTAAACGATCATGGGGCAACACCATCGTCTAGTAATGTCCCTATTTCACCAGCTAACGATACCAATTCATCATCCTCGCCATCTCCACCACCAAATAATCCTTTGTCCAGGACGAACGTTCCACGATCGAGAAGTTTGCAACCCGAGGAGGTCGCAAGTACGTCGACTTGGG GTGTGGCCAGTTCGTCAAGGTCAAGACTGGACGAGGCAGAGGATGCTGAAAGTTGCTGTTCGACTTGTAGTTCTTCTAGTAGTTCTGACGAGGCCGCAGCATACGCTTTACCACCTAGAAGAGCTTACGGTGGTGTACGTATTTCTTACGTACCGAATGATGCGGTTGCGTGCGCGCGGAAACGGACTCAACCGTCTTCTTCCTCGTCAAATCAAGCTCAAAAGGACACCGAAAAATGCGTCGTGTCTTGA
- the LOC124949532 gene encoding sulfotransferase 1C4-like yields MEGGPKYALFNVEEKKLADKYFPSSKRGFIRIGEKKWTMTYRYVEEGVAVYNSKPRHDDTWVVSYPRSGTTLTLELVWLVANDMNFEEAKKRSLHYRFPFFELDILTGDYEDALSNPSNKSPRLNPEFASKLSSPRFIKTHMPFELMPNLLDSNCKIVYVARNPKDMVVSWYYFLQVIKGLEYQGTFEEFCEYFMKDLTIYSPYWIHLKTAWAERHRSNLLFIFYEELLNDLSNTIKKVAKFFGKSYNEEEILKLIDHLQIDNFRKNPMVNIPSPRDNEEVQPSMFIRKGKVGAWKEMFTKELEEKFDAWIEENMKDTDLTFPIDFIQKK; encoded by the exons atggagGGAGGACCAAAATACGCCCTTTTTAAcgtggaggaaaaaaaattggcgGATAAATATTTCCCATCGTCCAAAAGAGGTTTCATAAGGATTGGTGAAAAAAAATGGACCATGACGTACAGATATGTCGAGGAAGGTGTCGCAGTATATAATTCAAAGCCTCGACATGATGATACTTGGGTCGTCAGTTATCCTCGATCAG GTACCACATTGACATTGGAACTGGTTTGGTTGGTTGCGAACGACATGAACTTCGAAGAAGCAAAGAAACGAAGTCTACATTATAGATTTCCATTTTTCGA GCTTGACATATTGACAGGCGATTATGAAGATGCTCTATCAAATCCGTCGAATAAAAGTCCAAGATTGAATCCAGAATTCGCCAGTAAATTATCATCCCCACGATTCATCAAAACCCATATGCCATTTGAATTAATGCCTAATCTTCTCGATAGTAATTGTAAG ATCGTTTACGTGGCACGTAATCCAAAAGACATGGTGGTGTCCTGGTATTACTTTCTACAGGTTATCAAGGGATTAGAATATCAGGGAACTTTCGAAGAATTTTGTGAATACTTTATGAAGGATTTAA cTATTTACAGTCCCTATTGGATCCATTTGAAAACTGCCTGGGCTGAGAGACATCGTTCGAACTTGCTATTTATATTCTACGAAGAGCTATTAAAC gACTTATCTAATACCATTAAAAAAGTGGCAAAATTCTTTGGAAAATCTTATAACGAAGAGGAGATATTGAAGCTAATTGATCATCTTCAAATAgataattttcgaaagaatCCTATGGTGAATATTCCGTCACCTAGGGATAATGAAGAGGTACAGCCAAGCATGTTCATACGGAAAGGCAAAGTCGGAGCTTGGAAAGAAATGTTCACAAAAGaactcgaagaaaaattcgatgCTTGGATCGAAGAGAATATGAAGGACACCGATCTTACATTTCCAATAgatttcattcaaaaaaagtga